The genome window GTGAAAACGTGAACAGCAGGTTTAGTGTCCAGTTTTTCCAGGTAAGGGCAGAAGTAAAAGCCCCTGTATAATCAGGATTGGGATTACCAATGAGCTGGCGGTCATTTTCGTCGATCAGGTGATCGCTGTTCCGGTCTGTGAAGCGGATATCACCTCCGGTAAATGCGGTAGCTGTTCCATCGGCCTTTTTATTGGATAAACCGGATGCTGCAGCTGCTGCATCGGAACTGAAAACGCCATTGGTCTTATAACCATAAAATGCATTGGGCGCAGTACCAATAGCGGTAATCATGGTGCCCTCCGCATAACTGGTGATAATGCTTTCTACAGGCAGTTTGGTTACCACTGTTTTGTAATGACTTACCTGCACCCCCACATCCCATTTCAGGTCTTTGCGGTTCAGAATACGACCATTTGCAGACAATTCCCAACCGGTATTTTTTAGGGCGCCTGAATTCGTTACCGTGTAGTTGAAACCACTGGCGCCGGGCGCTGGCTGATACACGATCATATTATCCGTTTTATGACGGAATACGTCCACACTCAGGTTCAGCCGCTCATTCCATACAGCCATGTCTGCGCCTGCATTGAGTTTGGTAACAGTTTCCCATTGCAGGGCGGGATTACCGGGGTTGCCAACTACAAGCCCCTGTATGCCCAACAGGTTTTGTGAAGTATAATATTTACGGGCAGTGAAATTGCCGATATCTTCATTACCCGACTGACCAACAGAAGCCCTCAGTTTCAACAGGCTGAGCCAATCCTGGCCGGCCATGAATGATTCGGAAGACACCACCCAGGCAGCAGCCAGTGAAGACATCAGCGGGTAGCTGTTGTTTCCCCAACGTACCAGGCTACCGTTTGTAATATGATCGCCAAATTTGGATGAAGCATCCGAAGCCAGGTTCAGTGACAGGAAGTATTTACTGCGTAAGTTGTATTCCGCATTGAGATAGGTACTTACCCATCTTGATTGTCCCAGGCTGCCGCCAATTACGCGTAAACTATTTAAGCCATAGCCCACGCCGGTAAACTCATCTGTAGCAGAATTATAGCCTAATCCATAGTCTACTTCAGAAGAGACCGTGTTGTAGCGGAAACCCAGATTGGCAGCAAAACGATGAATACCATGATAGGTTTTATCGAACGACAAACGGGTATCGTTATAAAAACCATTGTAACGGATCACCTGGTTACCGGAGCGGTTTTTTACCACAGCATTGCTGAGCGTATCACGTATGATACCGTTTGCCGGAATAAAGAGCGCCTGCCTTGCTTCGTCTTTCACAAGGTTTAACAAGGTGCTTACAGAAAATTCATTGGTGAGCTTGTATTTAAAATGTACGCCTACTGACCAGCGATAGTTTTTGCTGGTAGCCTGTACGTTGCTTATAATGGCCATCGGGTTGCTCACATTAAAAGTATCCCTGTCGGCCAGTGCAGGCGACTCAATACCGTTATCGGCTACCTGATTAGCAGCAAAAAATGGTGCTTTTACCAGTGAGATATAAATGGGATTGGTGGCACTGTTGATACCCAGGTTTTTAAGCTTCTGTTCATTCCTGGTAACACTCAGGTTGGCGCCTGCTGTCAGCCTCGGGCTCAGGTTCAGGTCAGCATTAAAACGCATGTTGAGCCGTGTAAGCCCGGTATTGGAGATCACACCATTATTACCCAGGTATCCCATCGACAGGGCATATTTCGCAATATTGTCGCCACCTGTTATCTTCAGGTAAGCATTCTGAAAATAGCTGTTCTCAAATATTTTATCCTGCCAGTTGTTATCATAGTGGTTCCTGTAATAACTGGGATTGTTCTTATCATCATTCATGTAAGGCAGTGCATCAATATCTTTTGACTCCAGGCCCTTCAATTGCAGCATTTCAGAAAGATACGTCCGGTAATCAGCCGCATTCATGACCGGTAACCGGGAAGGCGCAAAATTGATACCGCCATACAGTCCTGCTTCAATACGTGTGGCTTCCTGGCGCGCTCTTGCTGTAGTGATAAGAATAACACCATTGGCGCCTCTTGTGCCATATAAGCTGCCGCCATCTTTAATAACAGTAATATTATCAACATCCTTCATGTCAATATAGGCCAGCGGGTTGGTATAAAAACCGGTCAGCATGGTATTGCCATAGCTGGCAATATCGAAGATGGCGCCATCTACCACCACCAAAGGTTGATTGGTTGCATAGAGTGAATTAAACCCGCGCATCAGCAATTCGGCGCCTGTATTGGGTGTTCCTGAACGGCGTATAGCCTGCAAACCAGCCACCTTTCCCTGCAACCAGGCATCCGGTGCATCAGCAATGGCGCTCCAGTTGCCGGCTGTTTGTACACTCCCTGCAGCACTGGTAAGCTGCCTGCCGGTAGTAATGTTCAATGGCATGATTATATCATCGCTGTAAGTATTATAGCCGTTGGAGTACAAAACAATATTGGCAACACCCCTACCCCTCAGTTCCTGTTCCTTTATTTCATATCCGTCTGCATCAATGCGTATTACAACATGGTAGTCGGGCACTTTCATGGAGAAGTTGCCGGCACTGTCGCTGATGGCCGCATACAATTTTCCATAGCTGATCCTGGCGCCCGTCATAGGTTTGCCGGTTGCGGCATCGCGCACATTGCCGGTAACTGTTTGTTCAGCCGGCAATTTTTGTTGTGCCTGTACCACCGTGGTCACCAGGAGCAGTGATATTACTGCCGGCAATGCTTTTATCCTGAACATGAAATTCTTTTTTATCCGCATTTTTAATAGTCGTAATTGTTCTGTCGATGCCATACACGTCTCTTTGATCAGAATACCGGTACCAGCTTTATATAATCCAGGGTAAGGTTATAGGGAATACCTGTCCCCACCGTAGCCGGCGCCAGCAAACGCAAACGCCGGGTTGCAGGTGTCAGTTCATTCTTATTATCGTTTAGGGAAGTGATCAGGGTATTGAAACTGGTATTGGTGTATTCTCCCAGGTATATCTCCGTATAGTTCAATGGTGACACCGCTTTTTGCACATTGAAGTCTACAGCCAGTGTATCACTTGCTATACGACCTATCTGCAATAGCTGCTGCAGGGTCGAATCCGTTCCGTAAGGGTCATCGCCCTGGCCTGAAAGTGTTTTATCGTTCAGCGCTACCCAGTACACCTTATATTTTGTGGTGTACAACTGGTTACAATTGTAATCAACATAAAACCTGGCGCCGCTGGATCCGAGGTTGAGGTAAATATCCTTAAAAGGAATACCGGTAGCCGGGTTCATCCTTTGCCGGTAGAATATTTTTGTAATGTATTTGTCTTCGGTTGATCTGAAAGCATAAGGCTCTTCGCCCTGGACCATCGTTACCGGTATCTTTTCTTCAATGGCCGTTGCTGCAGCATTTACAATATAAACGATACCATTGCTCATGGGGTAAGACGCCGTAACCGCTGCTGCTTCCAATGGAACATGTACATTGAATTTAGACAAAAGGGTGGCCGGCAGCTGCGCAGGCGTGTATACACCTTTTACAGTCAGGTCCTTTACTACATTCCACGATGCGTTGCCGGTAGTAACAGAAGCATCTGTACTCTGGAAATAAGGCTTCTGTTTAACTACCTCATCGGCAAAAGCAGTGTTGGTGAAAATAATATATGTATAAAGACTGTCTTCATTATCGAGGTTATACACTTTCTCCCGGTAATAATTGCTTTCTACCATGCCTGTTCCCGGTTTGTACACCGGCTCACCGGTTACCGGGTTAATACTATCCAGTTCGGCCTTGGTAACATCCTGGTAGGTGTATTGCAGGGAACTGACATAAGCGTTCTGCTCGTAAGTAGCGCTGGTAGACTGTATATACTGCCATATATTCTGTAATGGCGGAACTATTTTGTCAATTACGTTCAATACGCCGTTCTTAACATAAATATCGGCCTGGGTAATATTGGCATTTCCGAATTTTTTACCATAGCACCATATCTTTTTCCCGTTCAGTACAGGCACACGTACTGAATCTGCCGCCATACGCGTAAACATTAACTGCCCGGCAATGTACTGCTGTAAGAATGCACGCAGTTTGGCAGAATCATTGATGATGTCGCTGCCAATGTTTTGCAACGCTTCATTGGTAGGAGCCCATACGGTATAACTCCTGGATGATCCCATTAACGCATCAAGCCCTGTTTTTACCAGGTACTGGCTGAATGTACTCAGCTCAGCATGGCGGTTGATCTGCTGCATCAGGGTTTCATTCAGCGCCTCTTCATGGGCGGCAATATGATCATCCCACTTTTTGCAGGCCGGCCATATGGCAACCAGCAACAACAATAACCATAGAGAATTCTTCGTAAAGCGCATGCGTAAAATAATTTTTAATATTCTATCGTACCATCCGGATTAAACCTGGGACGGGTTTGGTTCATTCCAACAGGTATGAAATGCACCATATCAAGATTGCAGTCGGAGTTGCTTCCCGAAACCAATTGGAAACGTATTTTATGCCTGCCGGTGGCGGCCACATCAACCACGCCCACCATCCGGGCGGCGGTGGAACCTGATTTTTTGCTCGCACCGGCCCACCATTTCCAGCCCAGCGCCTCCAGGGTAGCTTCATCTGCTACATTCACGGAGGATATTTTCTGGTGGAATTGCACCAGCGCACTGGTTAACGGTACAGAATCGAAAAGTGTCTGTACGTTCACCACCTTACCGGTGTTCTGTGTAAAATACCCTACCCACACTTTGTATTTCCCTTTTACGAGCAAGGGGGTGGTAAATTCAATCCAACTGTTGCTGGAACAGGAGCCGAGGTTGTCGGTGTTACTACCACTGGTGCCCAGGCCGAGTTGCCAGTAATCACCCAGGTAGCCTGTTACGCCGTTGCGGTATTTTAAACAGCTTTTTTCCCATTTTACATCCGCCAGTGTATTGCCATCGCCGTAATCGAACAGGTAAGTTTTTTTGCGGTATATACTGCTGAGCCGGGTAAGTTCAGGAACAGTAGCGCACAGGTCCCAGTACACAGGAAAAGGCTTTCTGATCTTTAAAGGAATATGGGCCAGGGCGCGATGCACCACTCCGTTGGTGGCCGACATATCACTATTGGGCTGGTCCAGTTCAACGCCTTGTTCATGTACTGTACCATCAATAGTTGCATATTCATCATCATTGACCAGCAGCTTGCTGTTCACCAGTTTATTGGTAATTACTTCCAGCGGCGCCAGGGTAGCATGCGAGCCAGACATAACAATGTCGGCCAGGTATTTTACATCGGGCAGAATGTGATAGGCTACATATAAATGCAGGCTGTCGGCCGGATTTTTAGGATCACCGGTATTACAATATTTACTTTTCAGATTGGCATAAGTAGTAAACCCGGAATCACTGAGTGCACTATTGGTTTCAGCAATCAGCGTATACCATGATCCTGAAACGCCAGCATTGTTTTTGTTCAGTGTATCATACAAACCGGTCTCTTTTAACGCCTCGGCAAAAATGGAATAAGCAGCATCTTCTTCCACCAGTTGTGCAATGGTTTTGACAGTAGGGATCAATACCTGGTCAATGACCTGTATCACGCCATTACCCACCTGTATATTGGAGCTGGTAATGGTGGCCTGCCTGTTAACTACAAAATAGGAACTGCCGTCCCTGTTTACCACCCCGGTTACCAGGAATTGCCCGTACATGGTAATGGAATTGAGTTTACCATCGTTAAAATCGGCCGTCAATACCTTTTCTTCCAGTATATGAAAGTTCAGTATTGCCTTAATTTCTTCTGCTGATAACTGGTCAACAGATGATTTACCGATCTTCTGCAGATAAGCAGCGATCGCTGTATTGGTAGGCGCAAACAACGTGTAGGAGCCATAAGCATTCAGGAAGGAGCCGTACTTCACCTTATTGATCATAGTCACCAGGCTGGTAAAATTACCGGTACTATCCTTTTCCAGGTACTCTAGTATGTTGGGGTCTTCGCTGGTGGTTTCTTTAATACTCGTCTTATTGCAATGCGATGCCAGTAATGTTATTACAACCAGCATGCTTATTGTGGCAATTAATTTGTATACTTTCATAACAAACGCTTTTAATCGTTCTTATT of Paraflavitalea devenefica contains these proteins:
- a CDS encoding fasciclin domain-containing protein, with the protein product MKVYKLIATISMLVVITLLASHCNKTSIKETTSEDPNILEYLEKDSTGNFTSLVTMINKVKYGSFLNAYGSYTLFAPTNTAIAAYLQKIGKSSVDQLSAEEIKAILNFHILEEKVLTADFNDGKLNSITMYGQFLVTGVVNRDGSSYFVVNRQATITSSNIQVGNGVIQVIDQVLIPTVKTIAQLVEEDAAYSIFAEALKETGLYDTLNKNNAGVSGSWYTLIAETNSALSDSGFTTYANLKSKYCNTGDPKNPADSLHLYVAYHILPDVKYLADIVMSGSHATLAPLEVITNKLVNSKLLVNDDEYATIDGTVHEQGVELDQPNSDMSATNGVVHRALAHIPLKIRKPFPVYWDLCATVPELTRLSSIYRKKTYLFDYGDGNTLADVKWEKSCLKYRNGVTGYLGDYWQLGLGTSGSNTDNLGSCSSNSWIEFTTPLLVKGKYKVWVGYFTQNTGKVVNVQTLFDSVPLTSALVQFHQKISSVNVADEATLEALGWKWWAGASKKSGSTAARMVGVVDVAATGRHKIRFQLVSGSNSDCNLDMVHFIPVGMNQTRPRFNPDGTIEY
- a CDS encoding SusC/RagA family TonB-linked outer membrane protein yields the protein MFRIKALPAVISLLLVTTVVQAQQKLPAEQTVTGNVRDAATGKPMTGARISYGKLYAAISDSAGNFSMKVPDYHVVIRIDADGYEIKEQELRGRGVANIVLYSNGYNTYSDDIIMPLNITTGRQLTSAAGSVQTAGNWSAIADAPDAWLQGKVAGLQAIRRSGTPNTGAELLMRGFNSLYATNQPLVVVDGAIFDIASYGNTMLTGFYTNPLAYIDMKDVDNITVIKDGGSLYGTRGANGVILITTARARQEATRIEAGLYGGINFAPSRLPVMNAADYRTYLSEMLQLKGLESKDIDALPYMNDDKNNPSYYRNHYDNNWQDKIFENSYFQNAYLKITGGDNIAKYALSMGYLGNNGVISNTGLTRLNMRFNADLNLSPRLTAGANLSVTRNEQKLKNLGINSATNPIYISLVKAPFFAANQVADNGIESPALADRDTFNVSNPMAIISNVQATSKNYRWSVGVHFKYKLTNEFSVSTLLNLVKDEARQALFIPANGIIRDTLSNAVVKNRSGNQVIRYNGFYNDTRLSFDKTYHGIHRFAANLGFRYNTVSSEVDYGLGYNSATDEFTGVGYGLNSLRVIGGSLGQSRWVSTYLNAEYNLRSKYFLSLNLASDASSKFGDHITNGSLVRWGNNSYPLMSSLAAAWVVSSESFMAGQDWLSLLKLRASVGQSGNEDIGNFTARKYYTSQNLLGIQGLVVGNPGNPALQWETVTKLNAGADMAVWNERLNLSVDVFRHKTDNMIVYQPAPGASGFNYTVTNSGALKNTGWELSANGRILNRKDLKWDVGVQVSHYKTVVTKLPVESIITSYAEGTMITAIGTAPNAFYGYKTNGVFSSDAAAAASGLSNKKADGTATAFTGGDIRFTDRNSDHLIDENDRQLIGNPNPDYTGAFTSALTWKNWTLNLLFTFSQGNDIYNYARRQLESMSDYSNQTGAVINRWRTNGQVTAMPKAAWGDPSGNSRFSDRWIEDGSYLRLRTLSIAYAWPLKQGFLRDLVIYASGNNLFTLTKYKGYDPEFSAGAGPFAQGTDVMLEPQHRSLQAGIKLGL
- a CDS encoding fasciclin domain-containing protein, whose product is MRFTKNSLWLLLLLVAIWPACKKWDDHIAAHEEALNETLMQQINRHAELSTFSQYLVKTGLDALMGSSRSYTVWAPTNEALQNIGSDIINDSAKLRAFLQQYIAGQLMFTRMAADSVRVPVLNGKKIWCYGKKFGNANITQADIYVKNGVLNVIDKIVPPLQNIWQYIQSTSATYEQNAYVSSLQYTYQDVTKAELDSINPVTGEPVYKPGTGMVESNYYREKVYNLDNEDSLYTYIIFTNTAFADEVVKQKPYFQSTDASVTTGNASWNVVKDLTVKGVYTPAQLPATLLSKFNVHVPLEAAAVTASYPMSNGIVYIVNAAATAIEEKIPVTMVQGEEPYAFRSTEDKYITKIFYRQRMNPATGIPFKDIYLNLGSSGARFYVDYNCNQLYTTKYKVYWVALNDKTLSGQGDDPYGTDSTLQQLLQIGRIASDTLAVDFNVQKAVSPLNYTEIYLGEYTNTSFNTLITSLNDNKNELTPATRRLRLLAPATVGTGIPYNLTLDYIKLVPVF